One window of Blastocatellia bacterium genomic DNA carries:
- a CDS encoding TonB-dependent receptor yields the protein MRRYHKAWWNIFGMPTLLLTLGLFYGMNAQINTGIILGTVTDPTGAVVPNAEVTLIHLERRTSVKVVTDATGAYIATALQPGPYEIRVSAPGFQTAVRSNVILHVQERLQVDVTLQPGMITEELIVTESVPILQTQSADVGAVVEQRRIVDLPLDGRRYSDLILLAPGAVPTPSGGNPREAKINVNGNFSLQNYFALNGVDNNSFSTNAQERSPQVVQPPPDALREFRVQTRTYNAEFGWFQGAVINAEIRSGSNNLFGTAWWFHRNDNLDAADFFSNAAGRRPDGSRVIPKGEFLRNQAGFVVGGPIRRDRTFWFFDYQGLRSRRETTLTGTVPTARMRQGDFSERPVLTAPPDFLSVIAPCISPPNRLNLNATRTDGRPCADPVGMRLAALYPLPNAPGISPFTFVSSINIPTNNDSFDARIDHRIGEKDVIFGVYSFFDERALIERGPFPNPLATGGFSANSEVRGQVFSFTWDHTFSPNLLNDFRFGFNRIKSWSRPLAPKGSAAAEFGLRNAPANEFVYGLPWIRVVGYSFLGTSGWRPQFQVSQVYQFLDNVSYIRGAHSYKFGFEYKRLVNNFLDVRAPHGELAFNTFWIGDSFANLLLGQAFFQQTTTPHVVHNYIDGFMWYVQDAWRATPKLTLTYGVRYEYFTPFIERNDLTTNFDPSANGGRGGLITAAPNPFPPIQPAPKGQGLFSRTLVRPDRNNLAPRLGFAYAPNRRMVWRGGFGIFYQVMDRMGSESMLQLNPPQVIDASLSVPSSAPPLLLLRDGFLPAPPTVDVRRLQIRSRSFHERSPYSQQVSFGPQILLTNDLSVDVSFVGNYNRKIRKLRNLNQGRIVTPGVGPVIFPFPDFCLAPGTCAYIQWLGTDGTSNYNSLQITVNKRYSRGFAFNVAYTLGKALGTVSEQLSPTFGNVNPQNLPQNVYNMRADYGRLPFDQRHRLVVNWVWELPFGPRQPFLNQGVLAKLLGDWQLNGIVSSTSGVPITIYAPDRSNTGPGHTSRADCVGNPFPSGFKPTLARYFDTSAFRIPAPFTFGNCGPNTISSWAFHNWDISLFKKFRFTEERYLEFRVEFFNVWNTPQFAAPDSNVASATFGRTTSLRNPERPAREIQLGLKLYF from the coding sequence ATGAGGAGGTATCACAAAGCGTGGTGGAACATTTTCGGAATGCCTACTCTCCTTCTGACTCTCGGCCTGTTTTACGGGATGAATGCGCAGATCAACACGGGGATCATCCTCGGGACGGTCACCGATCCAACAGGAGCTGTGGTTCCGAACGCGGAAGTGACCCTCATCCACCTGGAGCGGCGAACGAGCGTGAAGGTCGTGACCGATGCGACCGGCGCCTACATCGCTACGGCTCTGCAACCCGGGCCGTATGAGATTCGCGTCTCAGCCCCCGGATTTCAAACGGCCGTCCGCAGCAATGTCATCCTGCACGTGCAAGAACGCCTGCAAGTGGATGTGACGCTCCAACCGGGGATGATCACCGAGGAATTGATCGTCACCGAATCGGTCCCGATCCTCCAGACGCAGAGCGCTGATGTGGGCGCCGTTGTGGAGCAACGGCGGATCGTGGATCTGCCCTTGGATGGCCGACGGTATTCGGACTTGATCCTACTTGCCCCGGGCGCCGTGCCGACTCCAAGCGGCGGCAATCCGCGCGAGGCGAAGATCAACGTGAACGGGAACTTCTCCTTGCAAAATTACTTCGCGCTGAACGGCGTGGATAACAATTCGTTCTCGACCAACGCGCAAGAGCGTAGTCCGCAAGTCGTGCAACCGCCTCCGGACGCCCTCCGAGAATTTCGCGTGCAGACGCGCACCTACAACGCCGAGTTCGGGTGGTTCCAAGGCGCGGTGATCAACGCCGAGATCCGCTCCGGGAGCAACAATCTCTTCGGAACGGCCTGGTGGTTCCATCGCAACGACAATTTGGACGCTGCTGATTTCTTCTCCAACGCGGCGGGGCGACGCCCGGATGGCTCGCGCGTGATCCCGAAAGGGGAATTCCTTCGCAATCAAGCGGGATTCGTCGTCGGTGGACCGATTCGACGAGATCGCACCTTCTGGTTCTTCGACTATCAGGGCCTGCGTTCGCGGCGGGAGACGACGCTGACGGGCACGGTGCCGACGGCGAGGATGCGCCAAGGTGATTTCAGCGAGCGTCCCGTATTGACAGCGCCGCCGGATTTCCTCTCGGTCATCGCCCCCTGCATCTCGCCGCCCAATCGGCTCAATCTGAACGCTACGCGCACAGATGGACGTCCGTGCGCCGATCCCGTGGGGATGAGGCTCGCCGCGCTCTATCCGCTGCCGAACGCGCCGGGCATCTCTCCGTTCACCTTCGTCTCCTCGATCAACATTCCGACGAACAACGATTCATTCGACGCTCGCATTGATCACCGGATCGGTGAGAAGGACGTGATCTTCGGCGTTTACAGCTTCTTCGACGAACGCGCGCTGATCGAGCGCGGACCGTTCCCGAATCCGCTGGCCACCGGTGGCTTCAGCGCCAATAGCGAAGTGCGGGGCCAGGTCTTCTCGTTCACTTGGGATCACACGTTCTCGCCGAATCTGCTCAACGATTTCCGCTTCGGGTTCAATCGCATCAAGAGCTGGTCCCGACCGCTCGCGCCGAAAGGGAGCGCGGCGGCCGAGTTCGGTCTCCGGAATGCCCCCGCGAACGAGTTCGTCTACGGCCTGCCGTGGATTCGCGTCGTCGGGTATAGTTTCCTGGGGACGTCGGGATGGCGTCCGCAGTTTCAGGTCTCGCAGGTCTACCAGTTCCTCGACAATGTCTCCTACATTCGCGGAGCCCACTCATACAAATTCGGCTTCGAGTACAAGCGGCTCGTGAATAACTTCCTCGACGTGCGCGCGCCACATGGGGAGCTGGCGTTCAACACGTTCTGGATCGGCGACAGTTTCGCCAATCTGCTGCTCGGGCAAGCCTTCTTCCAGCAGACGACGACGCCACATGTCGTGCACAACTACATTGACGGTTTCATGTGGTACGTTCAGGATGCGTGGCGCGCGACGCCGAAGCTGACGCTCACCTACGGTGTGCGCTACGAGTACTTCACGCCGTTCATCGAGCGGAACGATCTGACGACTAATTTCGATCCTTCGGCCAACGGCGGGCGCGGAGGATTGATCACGGCAGCGCCGAATCCCTTCCCGCCGATTCAACCGGCGCCGAAGGGACAGGGGCTCTTCTCCCGCACGCTCGTTCGTCCGGACCGGAATAACCTGGCGCCGCGGCTCGGCTTCGCTTACGCGCCGAATCGGCGAATGGTCTGGCGCGGCGGATTCGGCATCTTCTACCAGGTGATGGATCGCATGGGGAGCGAGAGCATGCTCCAGTTGAACCCGCCGCAGGTCATTGATGCGAGTTTGAGCGTGCCCAGCAGTGCGCCGCCGCTGCTATTGCTCCGAGATGGCTTCTTGCCAGCGCCACCGACGGTGGACGTCCGACGGCTCCAGATCCGCTCGCGCAGTTTCCACGAGCGTTCGCCGTATTCGCAGCAGGTTAGCTTCGGACCGCAGATCCTCCTCACGAATGATCTCTCGGTGGACGTCTCCTTCGTCGGCAACTACAACCGCAAGATTCGGAAGCTGCGGAATCTGAATCAGGGTCGGATCGTCACGCCGGGCGTCGGTCCGGTCATCTTCCCCTTCCCGGATTTCTGCCTCGCGCCGGGCACCTGTGCGTACATTCAATGGCTCGGCACCGATGGGACATCCAACTACAACTCGCTGCAGATCACGGTGAACAAACGCTACTCGCGCGGCTTCGCGTTCAACGTGGCGTATACGTTGGGAAAGGCGTTGGGCACGGTGAGCGAGCAACTCTCGCCAACGTTCGGAAATGTGAACCCGCAAAACCTGCCGCAGAACGTCTACAACATGCGCGCTGACTACGGACGACTGCCCTTCGATCAACGCCATCGTCTTGTGGTGAATTGGGTCTGGGAGCTGCCCTTCGGGCCGCGCCAACCGTTCCTGAATCAAGGCGTGCTGGCGAAGCTGCTGGGCGATTGGCAACTGAATGGGATCGTCAGCTCCACAAGCGGCGTCCCGATCACGATCTACGCGCCGGATCGGAGCAATACGGGTCCCGGACACACCTCGCGCGCCGACTGCGTAGGGAATCCCTTCCCCTCTGGCTTCAAGCCTACGCTCGCGCGCTACTTCGACACGAGCGCCTTCCGCATTCCGGCGCCCTTCACCTTCGGCAATTGCGGTCCGAATACGATCAGCTCATGGGCCTTTCACAATTGGGACATCTCCCTGTTCAAGAAGTTCCGCTTCACGGAAGAGCGCTATCTGGAGTTCCGCGTGGAGTTCTTCAACGTGTGGAACACCCCGCAGTTCGCGGCACCGGACTCGAATGTCGCCAGCGCTACGTTCGGACGGACGACGAGTCTGCGGAATCCCGAACGTCCGGCCCGTGAGATTCAACTGGGGTTGAAGCTGTACTTCTGA
- a CDS encoding LacI family transcriptional regulator: protein MQPAMSTVSIKDIARVAKVSHSTVSRALHNSPLVNRETAERIRRIAEEMGYRPSAVARSLVTKKTRTIGVVVTTIADPFIAEVVSGIEEVANDHGYSVFLANSNADPDREIKVVHSFHERRVDGILVTASRVGALYIDHLSEMKVPIVLINNQHPGEFVHSVMIDNVTASRVATEHLIQLGHRRIAYIGDQFGYQSDTERFAGYRQALERAGLTFQPELVVHGDGKPEGGMRAMEQLLALAPMPTAVFCYNDMTALGALRVARMRGLRVPEDISFVGFDDLFIASYTEPPLTTIRQPKRQMGRRAMSLLLQLLKGENSQQTIWVQGELIIRNSTAPPRKEEEHVHPRS, encoded by the coding sequence GTGCAACCGGCCATGAGTACGGTCTCGATCAAAGATATCGCGCGCGTAGCGAAGGTCTCTCACTCAACGGTCTCGCGGGCCCTGCACAATAGCCCACTCGTCAACCGCGAGACGGCCGAACGCATTCGCCGAATTGCCGAGGAGATGGGCTATCGGCCGAGCGCCGTCGCTCGCAGCCTGGTCACTAAGAAGACCAGGACCATTGGGGTTGTGGTCACGACGATCGCTGATCCGTTCATCGCCGAGGTCGTCAGCGGCATTGAGGAGGTCGCCAATGATCATGGCTATTCGGTCTTCTTGGCGAATTCCAATGCCGATCCGGATCGCGAGATCAAGGTCGTTCATTCGTTTCACGAACGACGTGTGGATGGGATTTTGGTCACGGCTTCGCGCGTCGGGGCACTCTATATAGACCATTTGAGCGAGATGAAGGTCCCGATCGTGCTCATCAATAATCAACACCCTGGCGAATTCGTTCATTCGGTCATGATTGATAACGTCACGGCCAGTCGAGTGGCCACCGAGCATCTCATTCAGCTTGGCCACCGACGCATCGCGTACATCGGCGATCAATTCGGGTATCAATCCGACACTGAACGGTTCGCCGGATACCGTCAGGCGCTCGAGCGCGCGGGGCTCACGTTTCAACCGGAACTGGTTGTTCACGGTGACGGGAAGCCAGAAGGGGGGATGCGGGCGATGGAGCAATTGCTGGCACTCGCTCCGATGCCGACGGCCGTCTTCTGCTACAACGACATGACGGCTCTTGGCGCGTTGCGCGTCGCGCGCATGAGAGGACTTCGCGTTCCAGAGGACATCTCGTTCGTCGGATTCGACGATCTCTTCATCGCTTCATACACGGAGCCCCCGTTGACGACAATCCGCCAACCGAAACGACAGATGGGACGGCGAGCGATGTCACTACTGCTGCAACTCCTCAAGGGAGAGAACTCCCAGCAGACGATTTGGGTGCAAGGCGAGTTGATCATTCGAAATTCGACGGCCCCGCCACGAAAGGAGGAGGAGCATGTCCACCCTCGCTCATGA
- the iolD gene encoding 3D-(3,5/4)-trihydroxycyclohexane-1,2-dione acylhydrolase (decyclizing): protein MRTRRLTMAQALIAFLKNQYVERDGREIPFFAGIWGIFGHGNVAGIGEALQQNPDFPYYLPRNEQAMVHIAVAFAKMHNRLRTFACTSSIGPGATNMLTGAATATINRLPVLLLPGDIFARRNVAPVLQQLESEHTLDISVNDAFRPVSRYWDRLSRPDQLPFALLEAMRVLTSPADTGAVTLALPQDVQAEAWDYPEELFEKRVWHIPRPPADRERLRRAVQWIRAARRPLVIAGGGVIYSEATEALARFVEQTGIPVAETQAGKGSLPFDHPQNLGAIGVTGTRAANVIAREADLVIAIGTRLGDFPTASKTAFQHPDVRFLAINVAEMDAHKHAALPLVADARVTLEELREALVDYRVSTDYAATIGRLKAEWEAEVERLFDLRHGPPMAQSEVIGILNRFAGPRDVVVCAAGSLPGDLHKLWRTRDPKGYHLEYGYSCMGYEIAGGLGVKMADPSREVYVLVGDGSYLMMSSEIVTSIQEGYKLVILVLDNHGFSSIGGLSQSLGLGTFGTEYRARNPQTGQLDGEWLPVDFAANAASLGAHALRARTREELEHALEEARRQTRTTVIAVEVDKEVRVPNYESWWDVPVAEVSEMDVVRQVRAQYEEAKKRERFFVSSRPPMDVQS, encoded by the coding sequence ATGCGAACGCGACGCTTGACGATGGCACAAGCGCTCATCGCGTTTTTGAAGAATCAATACGTCGAGCGAGACGGACGCGAGATCCCCTTCTTCGCCGGCATATGGGGGATCTTCGGGCACGGGAACGTGGCGGGGATAGGTGAAGCGCTTCAACAAAATCCCGATTTCCCATACTACCTGCCGCGCAACGAGCAAGCGATGGTGCATATCGCCGTGGCCTTCGCCAAGATGCACAATCGGCTGCGCACCTTCGCCTGCACCTCCTCGATCGGGCCAGGAGCAACGAATATGCTCACGGGAGCGGCGACGGCCACGATCAATCGCCTGCCAGTTCTCCTCTTGCCGGGAGACATTTTCGCCCGACGGAATGTGGCTCCTGTCCTGCAACAGCTCGAATCCGAGCACACGCTGGACATCTCGGTGAACGATGCCTTTCGGCCCGTCTCTCGCTATTGGGATCGCCTTTCGCGCCCCGACCAATTACCGTTCGCGCTGCTGGAAGCCATGCGCGTCTTGACTTCGCCGGCGGACACGGGCGCCGTGACGCTCGCCCTGCCTCAGGATGTGCAAGCAGAGGCTTGGGACTATCCGGAAGAGCTTTTTGAAAAGCGCGTTTGGCATATTCCTCGTCCTCCTGCCGATCGCGAGCGGCTGCGTCGGGCCGTGCAATGGATTCGCGCGGCGCGGCGACCGCTTGTGATCGCTGGTGGTGGCGTCATCTACAGTGAGGCGACCGAAGCGCTAGCGCGCTTCGTCGAGCAGACGGGGATTCCCGTCGCCGAGACGCAGGCCGGCAAGGGTTCGCTTCCTTTCGATCATCCGCAGAATCTCGGCGCCATCGGCGTGACGGGCACGCGCGCGGCTAATGTGATCGCCCGCGAGGCCGATCTGGTCATCGCCATCGGCACGCGGTTGGGGGATTTTCCGACAGCCTCGAAGACGGCTTTTCAACATCCCGATGTGCGCTTTCTCGCGATCAATGTCGCGGAGATGGATGCTCATAAGCATGCCGCGCTACCGTTGGTGGCTGATGCGCGAGTCACTCTCGAAGAGTTACGAGAAGCGCTCGTGGACTATCGCGTCTCGACTGACTACGCGGCGACAATCGGGCGCCTGAAGGCGGAATGGGAGGCCGAAGTCGAGCGCCTATTCGATCTCCGCCATGGCCCGCCGATGGCGCAGAGTGAGGTCATCGGTATCCTCAATCGGTTCGCTGGTCCGCGCGACGTCGTCGTCTGCGCGGCCGGCAGTTTGCCGGGGGATCTACACAAACTCTGGCGCACGCGCGATCCAAAGGGGTATCACCTCGAATACGGCTATTCGTGCATGGGCTATGAGATCGCCGGAGGACTGGGCGTGAAGATGGCCGATCCCTCGCGGGAGGTCTACGTCCTGGTTGGCGATGGCTCTTACTTGATGATGTCCTCGGAGATCGTGACCTCGATTCAGGAAGGGTACAAGCTCGTGATCTTGGTGCTCGATAATCACGGCTTCAGCAGCATCGGCGGGCTCTCGCAATCGCTCGGGCTCGGAACGTTCGGCACGGAGTATCGCGCTCGGAATCCGCAGACCGGGCAATTGGATGGCGAGTGGTTGCCGGTGGATTTCGCGGCGAACGCTGCGAGCCTGGGCGCGCACGCGCTTCGCGCCCGAACGCGCGAAGAATTGGAGCACGCTCTTGAGGAAGCTCGACGACAAACGCGGACGACCGTCATCGCTGTCGAGGTAGACAAGGAAGTGCGCGTGCCGAACTACGAGTCCTGGTGGGACGTGCCCGTGGCCGAGGTCTCCGAGATGGACGTTGTGCGTCAAGTTCGCGCACAGTACGAAGAGGCGAAGAAGCGCGAACGTTTCTTCGTGTCATCTCGTCCACCGATGGACGTCCAATCGTGA
- the iolC gene encoding 5-dehydro-2-deoxygluconokinase, translated as MTERRYDLLAMGRSSIDLYAADIGAPFPEIKSFAAYVGGCPTNISVGARRLGLRSALLTAVGDDLVGDFVLRFLEREGVETRFIPRKPGRRTSAVLLGVEPPDRFPLVYYRDNCADMELTIDDVLAAPIAESRVLLISGTGLSREPSRSATLFAAERARAHGTEVFLDLDFRPTLWHDVRGYGVTIRLVLPLVDVVLGTVNEVKAAALVEAEDVHIEHAQISESHVAGEVDRAIRMLLERGPRALIVKRGAEGATVHLAQGDVIVAPAFPVEVLNVLGAGDAFAAGFLYGYLKGWNWYRAARMGNACGAIIVTRHGCANFMPYEAEVLSFIETHGGF; from the coding sequence ATGACGGAGCGTCGGTACGATCTTCTCGCCATGGGGCGCAGCTCGATTGATCTCTATGCCGCCGACATCGGCGCGCCGTTCCCGGAGATCAAGAGCTTCGCGGCTTATGTCGGGGGATGTCCGACCAACATCAGCGTGGGGGCGCGACGATTGGGATTACGTTCCGCATTGCTGACGGCTGTCGGAGACGATCTTGTGGGGGATTTCGTCTTGCGCTTCCTGGAGCGAGAGGGAGTCGAGACGCGGTTCATTCCGCGAAAGCCGGGGCGTCGAACGAGCGCCGTGTTGCTGGGCGTCGAGCCACCGGATCGCTTCCCGCTGGTCTACTATCGCGACAATTGCGCGGATATGGAGCTGACCATTGATGATGTCCTGGCAGCTCCGATCGCGGAGAGCCGCGTGTTGCTCATCAGCGGAACGGGTCTCAGCCGGGAACCCAGCCGCAGCGCGACGCTCTTTGCCGCCGAGCGCGCGCGAGCGCACGGCACGGAGGTCTTCCTCGACCTGGATTTTCGCCCCACGCTCTGGCACGATGTGCGCGGGTATGGAGTGACGATCCGCCTGGTCCTGCCGCTTGTGGACGTGGTGCTCGGGACCGTGAATGAGGTGAAAGCGGCGGCTCTTGTGGAAGCGGAAGACGTCCACATCGAGCATGCGCAGATCTCCGAATCTCACGTCGCAGGCGAAGTGGACCGAGCGATTCGAATGCTTCTGGAGCGCGGCCCACGAGCGCTCATCGTGAAGCGCGGGGCCGAAGGCGCGACCGTTCATCTGGCTCAAGGAGACGTGATCGTCGCTCCCGCGTTTCCCGTCGAGGTCCTCAATGTCCTCGGCGCTGGAGATGCCTTCGCCGCCGGGTTCCTCTACGGCTACCTGAAGGGGTGGAATTGGTATCGCGCGGCGCGCATGGGAAACGCCTGCGGGGCGATCATCGTCACGCGCCACGGCTGCGCGAACTTCATGCCGTATGAGGCCGAGGTCTTGTCGTTCATCGAGACGCATGGAGGATTTTAG
- a CDS encoding ATP-binding protein, giving the protein MSLAEESADRELFHELVHAAHPVWRTILAAMREGVLVVDREMTVLVQNPAAAEIFPPPPLSSRPIRLIDLTRDPTLHEGFQQALEHGASVELRFELRRGEPRTFQARIAPLRIVSNMPQAALGVFVEITALERLERIRRDFFANLSHELRTPLAAILAYVETLQETGLDDPEHVRRCLDGLFRQAQRLHALVRDITDLAEIESGAITLSLEAIPLHASVEEVLELTRLQAQERGITIVNEVPEQIHVLADPFRLTQILQNLLDNAVKFNRPGGHVWVRARRLGEHIEISIADTGIGIPPADQPRIFERFYRSEKSRSRETGGSGLGLAIVKHLVQLHGGEIRVRSEPGVGSEFILSLRAAPEPKAAQAEASTDAAMSG; this is encoded by the coding sequence GTGAGCCTTGCCGAAGAAAGCGCTGATCGTGAGCTTTTTCACGAGTTGGTCCATGCCGCCCATCCCGTGTGGCGGACCATTCTGGCTGCCATGCGGGAAGGGGTGCTTGTCGTGGACCGGGAGATGACCGTCCTCGTTCAAAATCCGGCAGCGGCTGAGATCTTCCCCCCACCGCCGCTCTCCTCTCGTCCCATTCGATTGATTGATCTCACCCGCGATCCCACGCTGCACGAGGGCTTCCAACAAGCGCTCGAGCATGGCGCCTCCGTCGAGTTGCGCTTCGAGCTGCGCCGCGGCGAACCGCGTACATTTCAGGCCAGGATTGCCCCGCTCCGCATCGTTTCCAACATGCCGCAAGCTGCCTTGGGCGTCTTCGTAGAGATCACCGCTTTAGAGCGATTGGAACGTATACGGCGCGACTTCTTCGCTAACCTCTCACACGAGCTGCGTACGCCGCTGGCGGCCATTCTCGCTTACGTTGAGACGTTACAGGAGACCGGACTGGATGATCCCGAGCACGTGCGCCGTTGCCTAGATGGTCTCTTTCGTCAGGCGCAACGGCTCCATGCCCTGGTGCGGGATATCACTGACTTGGCAGAGATCGAGTCAGGCGCGATCACGCTTTCGCTAGAGGCGATTCCATTGCATGCCTCCGTTGAGGAAGTCCTGGAGTTGACTCGGCTGCAAGCGCAAGAGCGCGGCATTACGATCGTGAACGAAGTCCCCGAACAGATTCACGTGCTGGCCGATCCCTTCCGCTTGACCCAGATCCTGCAGAACCTTTTGGATAATGCCGTGAAGTTCAACCGCCCCGGCGGTCATGTTTGGGTTCGCGCACGCCGCCTGGGGGAGCATATAGAGATCTCGATCGCCGACACAGGGATCGGCATCCCTCCAGCCGATCAACCTCGGATCTTCGAGCGCTTCTATCGGAGTGAGAAGTCCCGATCCCGGGAGACCGGAGGAAGCGGCCTTGGCCTGGCCATTGTGAAGCATCTCGTCCAACTCCATGGAGGGGAAATTCGCGTCAGGAGCGAACCGGGAGTCGGTTCGGAATTCATCCTCAGCTTGAGGGCAGCTCCTGAGCCAAAAGCTGCGCAGGCAGAGGCCTCAACCGATGCGGCAATGAGTGGATAA
- the iolB gene encoding 5-deoxy-glucuronate isomerase: MSTLAHDLLIRPRPLEGKTGERISITPEAVGFEYLSFSVRAFTAGETVSGQTGRDELGIVILGGRFTVHSSVGSWSHIGARAHVFDGLPTALYLPIGTSYTVMAETDGELAFCRARAEKAFPARLISPEDVQIEIRGGGNATRQINHILTPDFPADRLMIVEVYTPSGNWSSYPPHKHDVHNPPEEVDLEEIYYYKVDRPEGYAIQRIYTADGRRDVTLTVRDGDLVLIPEGYHPVVAAHGYNVYYLNALAGSARSMAASDDPTHAWVRTTWTEKDPRVPLVR, encoded by the coding sequence ATGTCCACCCTCGCTCATGATTTGCTCATCCGGCCGCGTCCTCTGGAGGGAAAGACGGGAGAACGCATCTCCATCACTCCGGAAGCCGTAGGATTCGAGTACCTGAGCTTCTCCGTGCGCGCATTCACTGCTGGAGAGACGGTCTCTGGGCAGACAGGGCGCGATGAATTGGGGATCGTGATCCTGGGCGGGCGCTTCACGGTTCACTCTTCGGTGGGTTCGTGGTCGCACATTGGCGCGCGTGCACACGTTTTCGATGGGCTCCCGACGGCCCTATATCTCCCCATCGGCACCTCCTACACGGTCATGGCCGAGACCGATGGCGAGTTGGCCTTTTGTCGAGCCCGCGCTGAAAAGGCCTTTCCAGCTCGACTGATCTCTCCCGAAGATGTCCAGATCGAAATTCGGGGTGGTGGAAACGCGACTCGACAGATCAATCACATCCTCACACCTGACTTTCCCGCCGATCGGCTGATGATCGTCGAGGTCTACACGCCCAGCGGGAACTGGTCGAGCTATCCTCCGCACAAGCACGATGTCCACAACCCGCCGGAGGAAGTCGACCTGGAGGAGATTTACTACTACAAGGTGGACCGTCCGGAGGGGTATGCCATCCAACGCATTTACACGGCGGACGGACGACGGGACGTGACGCTCACGGTCCGGGATGGCGACCTGGTGTTGATTCCGGAAGGGTATCATCCGGTCGTAGCCGCGCATGGGTACAACGTCTATTACTTGAACGCGCTGGCCGGAAGCGCGCGTTCGATGGCGGCCTCCGATGATCCAACCCATGCGTGGGTGCGCACGACATGGACGGAGAAAGATCCGCGCGTCCCGCTCGTGCGGTGA
- a CDS encoding tetratricopeptide repeat protein codes for MRATKVREITLLEQAIFSGRFREAERIAEEVSPADLRSAAAKAQVLIYKGELEEAGKLFEAFEKRLTEASLKEAAEFGLAKAEWHYWRGEYEEAKRQAQVVFGIYSLNRDHFGLARALYVLGRVYRRQGDYEQARQEMLRALEETEAVADRPTTFLIGLITFNLGVVHYFLGDLVRAEEELLAAIRALEVERGRYYGNALNFYGTLLIGKGMYEEAARIIQAAYECLAESAFFDDLAHATNNLAYACLRMGQFERAARLLEESLELRRRSKDIAGESATLELFGRLRFEQGQLSEAEAILRQAIELAELGKNPHEKAVAAITLGRVLMAQGRWEESQQLLEEALDLALQLKNKSLQAESHAYLAELWVHRGNGMQALEHLRRTKTLINGYRDAYLFAQIERIEQLVQQQRIKAEEGIFMIRSSFLPTWREAHEMLGKFLLAEALRHAGENQTKAAELLGVTKAYITMLRKKYGI; via the coding sequence ATGAGGGCGACGAAGGTTCGAGAGATCACGCTGTTAGAGCAGGCCATCTTCTCCGGGCGATTCCGGGAAGCGGAGCGGATAGCCGAGGAGGTCTCGCCGGCTGACTTGCGGTCAGCGGCTGCAAAGGCGCAGGTTTTGATCTACAAAGGGGAGTTAGAGGAGGCGGGGAAGCTTTTCGAAGCGTTCGAGAAGCGGCTTACGGAAGCGAGTCTGAAGGAGGCAGCCGAATTCGGTCTAGCGAAAGCGGAGTGGCACTATTGGCGGGGCGAGTACGAAGAGGCCAAGCGGCAGGCGCAAGTCGTCTTCGGGATCTACAGTCTCAATCGCGATCATTTCGGACTGGCACGCGCACTCTATGTGTTGGGGCGGGTGTATCGGCGTCAGGGCGATTACGAGCAAGCGCGGCAGGAGATGCTGCGTGCCCTGGAGGAGACGGAGGCCGTTGCGGATCGGCCGACGACGTTCCTAATCGGGCTCATCACTTTCAACCTGGGCGTCGTTCATTATTTTCTGGGGGATCTGGTTCGGGCGGAGGAGGAGTTACTGGCGGCCATTCGTGCTCTTGAGGTGGAGCGAGGTCGGTATTATGGCAATGCCTTGAACTTCTACGGGACGCTGCTGATCGGAAAAGGAATGTACGAGGAGGCAGCGCGAATCATTCAAGCGGCGTACGAATGCTTGGCCGAGAGCGCGTTCTTCGACGACTTGGCGCATGCGACGAATAACCTGGCCTACGCGTGCCTCCGTATGGGGCAGTTCGAGCGCGCGGCGCGGTTGCTGGAGGAGAGTCTGGAGCTGCGCCGCCGGTCGAAAGATATTGCTGGAGAGTCGGCGACGCTGGAGCTTTTCGGACGGCTGCGCTTCGAGCAGGGGCAGTTATCCGAGGCGGAGGCCATCCTTCGGCAAGCCATCGAGTTGGCGGAGTTGGGGAAGAATCCGCACGAGAAGGCAGTCGCCGCAATCACTCTGGGGCGTGTGCTTATGGCGCAGGGGCGATGGGAGGAGAGCCAGCAGCTTCTGGAAGAAGCCTTGGACCTAGCTCTGCAATTGAAGAATAAGTCGCTTCAGGCCGAGAGCCATGCGTATCTGGCGGAGCTATGGGTGCATCGAGGCAACGGGATGCAGGCGCTTGAACATCTCAGGCGGACGAAGACGTTGATCAACGGATATCGCGATGCCTATCTGTTCGCGCAGATCGAGCGAATCGAACAGTTAGTGCAACAGCAGCGGATCAAGGCCGAGGAAGGGATCTTCATGATCCGAAGCAGCTTCTTACCCACATGGCGAGAGGCCCACGAGATGCTGGGGAAGTTCCTCTTGGCGGAAGCGTTGCGGCATGCTGGTGAGAACCAGACGAAAGCCGCCGAGCTGCTCGGCGTCACGAAAGCCTATATCACGATGCTGCGGAAGAAGTATGGGATTTGA